The region GCAGCCTCAATTACAACGGAGGGAAGGCCTTCCCGCACAGACGTTAAGAGAAGCGCCGATGCCCCCGCCAATTCATCCCCGATGTCAGACGTCGGGCCACTGAAGGCAACGTATCCTTTGACATCCAAATGAGTCGCTCTTTCTAGGACGGCGCAATCGATTTGGATGTCTCTCGGCCCCACGATACGCAGCGTCGCAGGGCCGTGCCTATCTCTATAGGCCGCGAGAACCGCGGGCATCCGTGAGAGATTCTTTTCCGACGACGCCCGGCCTAGTGAAAGGAAGATTCTTGCCGACACTTCCGGAAGCGGTTCGTAACGACTACGGGATGGCACGAATCCGTTCGGTATCACTAGTGCCCTGTTGTCCTGGGACAGATGCTTTGAGTAGCCCTCGCTCAGCGCCGACGGAGAAACACCGACAATGTTTGTCGCGTTCCAATAGATGAGTTGCCTCATAACCGCGCGATAGAGCCTTCGCCGTATCGATGATGGTCTCCCATCGCCGTCGCTGTGAAAGTGCGCGATTCGGACACGAACTCCAGCGAGACGAGCTACCGAGAGGATCAGCCCCGAGAATGTCGCGACATGGGATTGGATTGCGTGCGGTCTCGTAGCCCGGAGGTGAAGAAAGAGCTTCAAGGGAAACAGCGGCCCTGCTCGCAGTGGCGACACTGTGGCGCCAATTGCGCGAAATGAGTCGGCGAGGCTCCCTTCCTTTCCAGATAGGGTCACAAAGTCAGCCTCGAGCCCTTTGGCTGCTAGGCAGCCAACCAAGTCGCGCATTCGCAATTCTGTGCCACCAGTCTCGAGTATGCCAAGAACGTGCGTGATTCGAATGGGTCGATTCACTTGACTACCTCTGCGGCGAAAGCCTTCTCTTCGGACCTGGCAGACTGAAGCAAGTCATGTGCGACCCCCCAATTTCGGGCGCCTTCTCTTCGTCGGAAGTCCAGGTCCGCGACGAATACGCTCAGGACAGCCACTAGCTCGGGCGTATTTCTCGGCCGTGCTATCGCGTGACTCGGAAGTACCTCCGGCACACCACCAACCGACGTAGCGACACACGGAAGACCGACCGACATCGCTTCTATCAGTGCTCTCGGCATTCCCTCTGCCCACGATGCAAGTACAAAAAGATCTGCATCGAGGTACGCGTCCGTAAGCTCCGTCTCATCCAGTTGCCCGAGCGCGACCACTTCGATTCCTGCGCCGCTGGTCTCAAGGAGATCGTCGGCCAGTCGACCTGAGCCAGCTACACGCAATTCGATCTCGACTCCCGTCACTTCTGACGTCGCCTCGAGGGCGACTATTAGATCCGCAACACCCTTGTAGGGGCGATCTAGGCTTCCTACCGTCAGAACCTTTAAGCGCCGCCCGGCCGTCGGCGTCAGAACAGCCCGGCCCCGGCGAGATATGCCGTCCGTGATTGCGAACTGTCGGACATAGTCTGGCGAGGGATACCGAGTCTGCAGGTAGGAGCTGGTTACATATCTCACGACAGACGCGCGTTTCAGCGCCCAGGTCATAGCTGCCGTCACCACGGTTCGAATAGCTTTACCTCTTAGCCCGGGGATTACGTCTTCGGCCAGCGCAGCCATCGGATCGCCGACGACCACGCACACCAATCGGCGTCGAAGGAGCACGGCCACAGGCGCAAGAAGCGAACCGAAGAAGCTTGGTTCGTAGATAATTACCGCCTTCGCCAGGCTGAGCGCCCCCAAGGCTCGGGCCAGCGATCCTAGACCTCGCACCGCAACAAAGTCTTTCGCCCCGTCGACAACGGGCTGGCCACCCGACTCGTCCGTGCACCCACGTAACACCAGAGTCAGATGAGACACATCAGCCACACAATCCAGGGCCGATG is a window of Blastococcus sp. Marseille-P5729 DNA encoding:
- a CDS encoding glycosyltransferase; protein product: MNRPIRITHVLGILETGGTELRMRDLVGCLAAKGLEADFVTLSGKEGSLADSFRAIGATVSPLRAGPLFPLKLFLHLRATRPHAIQSHVATFSGLILSVARLAGVRVRIAHFHSDGDGRPSSIRRRLYRAVMRQLIYWNATNIVGVSPSALSEGYSKHLSQDNRALVIPNGFVPSRSRYEPLPEVSARIFLSLGRASSEKNLSRMPAVLAAYRDRHGPATLRIVGPRDIQIDCAVLERATHLDVKGYVAFSGPTSDIGDELAGASALLLTSVREGLPSVVIEAAAIGLPVVSSDIAGSRWIASWFPWVHCVSLAADDQEWADALEKALSARPPLEVALRTFQASPFSMDQFAQSFTRLYTIDSTGHFG
- a CDS encoding glycosyltransferase — translated: MGALSLAKAVIIYEPSFFGSLLAPVAVLLRRRLVCVVVGDPMAALAEDVIPGLRGKAIRTVVTAAMTWALKRASVVRYVTSSYLQTRYPSPDYVRQFAITDGISRRGRAVLTPTAGRRLKVLTVGSLDRPYKGVADLIVALEATSEVTGVEIELRVAGSGRLADDLLETSGAGIEVVALGQLDETELTDAYLDADLFVLASWAEGMPRALIEAMSVGLPCVATSVGGVPEVLPSHAIARPRNTPELVAVLSVFVADLDFRRREGARNWGVAHDLLQSARSEEKAFAAEVVK